From a single bacterium genomic region:
- a CDS encoding MBL fold metallo-hydrolase gives MNLTFLGATGTVTGSRYLISTGRKNILVDSGLFQGYKHLRLRNWDKPPFSPRDIHALLLTHAHIDHSGYIPVLVKNGFKGPIYSSIATRDLCKILLPDSGYLQEEEAHYINKRGYSKHKPALALYNREDAEKCLHFFKPVPVNKKISLGADMSFTLKPAGHILGASTITLSSKNKTIVFSGDLGRPHDPVTKPPLPIHKTDYLVIESTYGNRVHVKTDILNELGQLLNKTLSQGGTVIIPAFAVGRTQLILYYLALLKKHGLLQNVPIYLNSPMATNVTEIFCKHHREHRLTLEDCENMCRHVTLINNPEQSKAINFKTGPMIIISASGMATGGRVVHHIKAFAPNPKNLLLFTGFQAGGTRGALIVNGAKTVKIHGEVVDINAQVANLDSLSAHADSDDIISWLKNFKKPPIKTFITHGEPDAAEALRRRISDELGWEACVPQYGDKVKLV, from the coding sequence ATGAACCTTACTTTTTTGGGTGCCACCGGAACCGTTACCGGGTCCAGATATCTTATAAGTACAGGACGCAAAAATATTCTTGTCGATAGCGGTTTATTTCAAGGCTACAAACATTTGCGCCTGCGCAACTGGGATAAACCTCCTTTTAGTCCGCGCGATATTCATGCTCTTCTTTTAACCCATGCCCATATCGATCATTCGGGATACATTCCCGTTTTGGTTAAAAACGGCTTTAAGGGACCTATTTATTCCTCCATAGCAACACGCGATTTATGCAAAATTCTTTTGCCCGATTCGGGTTATTTACAGGAAGAAGAAGCTCACTACATTAACAAGCGCGGTTACTCCAAACACAAACCAGCTCTTGCACTTTACAACCGAGAAGACGCTGAAAAATGCCTGCATTTTTTTAAACCTGTTCCTGTAAATAAAAAAATCTCTCTTGGGGCCGATATGTCGTTTACTCTGAAGCCTGCAGGACATATTTTGGGCGCCAGCACCATCACGCTATCATCAAAAAATAAAACGATCGTTTTTTCTGGCGATTTAGGCAGACCACACGATCCTGTTACCAAACCGCCACTTCCTATTCACAAAACCGATTATTTAGTCATTGAATCGACCTATGGAAACCGTGTCCATGTTAAAACAGATATTTTAAACGAGCTGGGGCAACTGTTAAACAAAACACTCTCTCAAGGCGGAACAGTTATTATTCCTGCTTTTGCGGTAGGACGTACTCAACTTATTTTGTACTATCTGGCGCTTCTTAAAAAACACGGGCTACTACAAAATGTCCCCATTTACCTCAATAGCCCCATGGCCACAAACGTAACCGAAATTTTTTGCAAACATCACCGCGAGCACCGCTTAACTCTAGAAGATTGCGAAAACATGTGTCGTCATGTCACCTTAATTAATAATCCGGAGCAATCCAAAGCCATCAATTTTAAAACTGGCCCCATGATCATCATATCAGCCTCTGGAATGGCTACAGGGGGCCGAGTTGTTCACCACATTAAAGCCTTTGCTCCTAACCCTAAAAATCTTTTACTCTTTACCGGCTTTCAGGCTGGAGGCACCCGCGGGGCCTTAATTGTAAATGGGGCCAAAACAGTAAAAATTCACGGTGAAGTTGTCGATATCAATGCCCAGGTGGCTAATTTGGATAGTTTATCGGCACATGCCGATAGCGATGACATTATCTCGTGGCTAAAAAATTTTAAAAAGCCCCCCATTAAAACATTTATTACTCATGGCGAACCGGATGCTGCCGAGGCTTTGCGCCGGCGCATTTCCGACGAGCTAGGCTGGGAAGCCTGCGTGCCGCAATATGGAGACAAGGTAAAACTGGTATGA
- a CDS encoding thymidine phosphorylase family protein: protein MNNTNCLHIKRLGIDTYQDSVVYIRASSGVCRSEGFEAHTQVKLSAQGKSIVATLNVVHDHLFQEDEIGFSEAAFKRMGLPENTLVAISHAEQASSMAYVRGKVYGNKLSSPAMHAIVADIVGGKYTDIQLSSFITACATGNLDIDEITHLTRAMIDTGETVSWESPIVVDKHSVGGLPGNRITPIVVSLVTCHGLTMPKTSSRAITSPSGTADTMEVITPINLDTKKMKQVVHDTGGCFIWGGHVRFSPADDILIRVERVLDLDSEGQMIASVLSKKKAAGSTHVVIDMPLGPTAKVRDMQTARLLERFFIDVGLKIGLTVEVIITDGVEPVGYGIGPALEAHDILAVLQNHNNAPADLTEKSLVFAGKILEMAKVCLKGEGIEVCRNTLKSGKAFQKFIKICNEQGGFCPPAIAPIQHPVLATASGTLTAFNNRKLAMIAKLAGAPKAPLAGVKLHKKLGDIVEKNDVLYTLHSETPGELAYVLSYIQTNESVVTITP from the coding sequence ATGAACAATACAAACTGCCTGCATATTAAACGACTTGGAATCGATACTTATCAGGATTCGGTCGTCTATATTCGCGCGTCCTCCGGCGTTTGCAGGTCCGAAGGTTTTGAAGCACACACACAGGTAAAATTATCGGCCCAGGGCAAGAGTATTGTTGCTACCTTAAACGTGGTGCACGATCATCTCTTTCAGGAAGATGAAATTGGTTTTTCAGAGGCGGCCTTTAAACGGATGGGGCTTCCCGAAAACACTTTGGTGGCCATCAGTCATGCCGAACAAGCATCCTCCATGGCTTACGTACGCGGAAAAGTTTACGGCAACAAATTATCGTCACCCGCCATGCATGCCATTGTTGCCGATATTGTCGGCGGCAAATATACCGACATTCAACTATCTTCATTTATTACAGCGTGCGCCACCGGCAATTTGGATATTGATGAAATTACACACTTAACCCGTGCCATGATTGATACAGGCGAAACCGTATCGTGGGAATCTCCCATCGTTGTCGATAAACACAGTGTGGGTGGGCTACCCGGCAATCGCATTACCCCAATTGTAGTTTCTCTTGTTACTTGCCATGGGCTAACCATGCCTAAAACATCATCACGCGCCATCACCTCTCCTTCGGGCACGGCCGATACCATGGAAGTAATCACACCGATTAATTTAGACACCAAAAAAATGAAACAGGTGGTGCACGATACCGGCGGCTGTTTTATTTGGGGAGGGCATGTGCGTTTTAGCCCGGCCGACGACATTTTAATTAGAGTAGAACGTGTTTTAGATCTGGATAGCGAAGGCCAGATGATTGCCTCAGTACTTTCTAAAAAGAAAGCAGCAGGTTCTACACATGTGGTTATCGATATGCCACTTGGCCCCACAGCCAAGGTGCGCGACATGCAAACCGCACGGCTTTTAGAACGTTTTTTTATCGATGTCGGCTTAAAAATAGGACTAACAGTAGAAGTGATTATTACCGATGGCGTAGAACCCGTAGGATACGGCATAGGGCCCGCCCTGGAAGCACACGATATTTTAGCCGTGCTCCAAAACCACAACAACGCCCCTGCCGATTTAACTGAAAAGTCTCTTGTCTTTGCCGGAAAAATTTTGGAAATGGCAAAAGTATGCCTTAAGGGTGAAGGTATTGAAGTATGCCGTAACACTTTAAAATCGGGAAAAGCTTTTCAAAAATTTATTAAAATCTGTAATGAGCAAGGGGGCTTTTGCCCACCCGCAATTGCGCCCATACAACATCCTGTTTTAGCCACTGCCAGCGGAACCCTTACTGCATTTAATAACCGGAAACTGGCCATGATTGCCAAGCTTGCGGGTGCACCCAAAGCGCCTTTAGCGGGTGTTAAACTGCACAAAAAATTGGGAGATATTGTAGAAAAAAACGATGTTTTGTATACACTCCATTCCGAAACTCCGGGAGAATTAGCGTATGTTCTTTCTTATATCCAAACTAATGAAAGTGTTGTCACCATTACACCGTAA
- a CDS encoding ribose-phosphate diphosphokinase — MILSYPQNYPLSQNLSQLTGNNLVNWKIHTFPDGENLVTLPDNIPEKIYLVCDLSHPNSKILDLLFLSDALKLNGASHITLVAPYLPYMRQDTVFHKGELVTSKAFAKLISSYFDKLITIDAHLHRFKKLEEIYSIPCINLEAATLIGKWIKNNVKNPLIVGPDAESLQWVEKASKEAQAPFVVCEKNRLGDNEVKITISGLDAYKNLNPVLVDDIISSAHTLIEASRVLKNAGFKKVGAVATHALFSENAFQLCISEQITPLVTANTIAHSTNEVNVASLIPI, encoded by the coding sequence ATGATTTTATCTTATCCTCAAAATTATCCGCTCTCTCAAAATTTATCGCAGCTTACGGGCAATAACCTTGTGAACTGGAAAATTCATACTTTTCCGGACGGGGAAAATCTGGTGACCCTACCAGATAACATTCCGGAAAAAATTTATCTTGTGTGCGATTTATCGCATCCCAATAGCAAAATACTCGATCTCCTTTTTTTAAGCGATGCTCTTAAACTAAACGGAGCCAGTCACATTACACTTGTAGCCCCCTATTTGCCCTACATGAGGCAAGATACTGTATTTCATAAGGGCGAACTGGTTACATCCAAAGCTTTTGCAAAACTCATCTCAAGCTATTTTGACAAACTCATTACAATCGACGCTCATTTGCACCGCTTTAAAAAATTGGAAGAAATATATTCTATTCCCTGCATCAATCTGGAAGCAGCAACACTCATTGGAAAGTGGATTAAAAACAATGTAAAAAACCCGCTCATCGTGGGGCCCGACGCCGAAAGTTTGCAGTGGGTTGAAAAGGCCTCAAAAGAGGCACAAGCCCCCTTTGTGGTATGCGAAAAAAACCGTTTGGGTGATAACGAAGTAAAAATTACAATTAGCGGGCTTGATGCCTATAAAAATTTAAATCCCGTTTTAGTGGATGATATTATTTCATCGGCCCACACTTTAATTGAAGCATCACGTGTGTTAAAAAATGCCGGTTTTAAAAAGGTGGGCGCCGTGGCTACTCATGCTTTATTTTCGGAAAATGCCTTTCAATTATGCATAAGTGAACAAATAACACCGCTTGTAACTGCCAATACTATTGCTCATTCTACTAATGAAGTAAATGTGGCCTCACTGATCCCCATATGA
- a CDS encoding cyclic nucleotide-binding domain-containing protein, with protein sequence MEKMVKNGLKLTFRAGQILFYEGHEPNGAFFILSGKVLLKKAPRRKQKMMDAPVWLGFEHVIDGSLYCVTAEAIDKVEAIFIPRKVVLNHMGISEATFTSLVE encoded by the coding sequence ATGGAAAAAATGGTTAAGAACGGATTAAAGTTAACATTCCGCGCTGGCCAGATTTTATTTTACGAGGGCCATGAGCCTAACGGTGCATTTTTTATTTTATCGGGGAAAGTCTTATTAAAAAAAGCGCCAAGAAGAAAGCAAAAAATGATGGATGCGCCCGTTTGGTTGGGGTTTGAGCATGTAATAGATGGTTCGTTATATTGTGTTACGGCAGAAGCTATAGATAAGGTTGAAGCTATTTTTATTCCACGTAAGGTTGTTTTGAATCATATGGGGATCAGTGAGGCCACATTTACTTCATTAGTAGAATGA
- a CDS encoding Crp/Fnr family transcriptional regulator has protein sequence MKTNTLCQNCNTREKSIFCDLSHEHLKEMDSVKTTNTYKAHQAIFYEGNRPYGLYCVSSGKVKLYKMDADGNQKIVRIAGPGDILGYRCLLSDEPYTATAETIEEAKICFVDKTTFTDIIEADPKTTHNLLKTLSIELRQAEQESFNVVHKSVRERVAELLLIFNKRFGQKVKDGFLLDISLSRQELADCVGTTQESVIRTLSDFKKEELISESGKQIIITDVENLIDAANLPE, from the coding sequence ATGAAAACAAACACCCTTTGCCAAAACTGTAACACCCGCGAAAAGAGTATTTTTTGTGATTTATCGCATGAACATTTAAAAGAAATGGACAGCGTTAAAACCACCAATACCTACAAAGCGCATCAGGCTATTTTTTATGAGGGCAACCGTCCTTACGGGCTCTATTGTGTATCCAGTGGCAAGGTAAAACTTTATAAAATGGATGCTGACGGCAATCAAAAGATTGTGCGCATTGCAGGCCCTGGCGATATTTTGGGTTACCGCTGTTTATTATCGGATGAACCCTACACCGCTACAGCCGAAACTATTGAAGAAGCTAAAATCTGTTTTGTAGATAAAACGACCTTTACCGATATTATTGAAGCCGACCCCAAAACAACCCATAATCTTTTAAAAACTCTCTCCATCGAACTGCGTCAGGCTGAGCAAGAAAGCTTTAATGTAGTACATAAGAGTGTGCGAGAACGCGTTGCAGAACTTTTACTTATTTTTAACAAACGTTTTGGCCAAAAAGTAAAAGATGGTTTTCTACTCGACATTTCATTATCGCGCCAGGAATTAGCCGATTGTGTGGGTACCACTCAAGAATCTGTGATCCGTACCTTAAGCGACTTTAAAAAAGAAGAACTGATAAGCGAAAGTGGCAAACAAATTATCATTACCGATGTAGAAAATTTAATCGACGCAGCCAACCTTCCCGAATAA
- the greB gene encoding transcription elongation factor GreB, translating into MSKAFTKEDDKQDDDSGDINAPPIPKGSKNYITPQGFKKLKDELHDLLTVKRPELTAIINWAASNGDRSENADYIYGKRRLREVDKRIRFLEKRIEAAEVTDPTQNKSTKVFFGATVTIEDENGEQKTYSIVGIDETDFKKNRISWISPMATSLLTREVGHLVSVKTPGGIKEYEIISITYLPLD; encoded by the coding sequence ATGTCGAAAGCTTTTACCAAAGAAGACGACAAGCAAGATGATGATAGCGGCGACATCAATGCGCCTCCTATCCCTAAAGGCTCAAAGAATTACATCACACCTCAAGGTTTTAAAAAATTAAAGGATGAATTGCACGACCTCTTAACAGTGAAGCGCCCCGAATTAACGGCCATCATAAACTGGGCCGCTAGTAATGGCGATAGAAGTGAAAATGCCGATTATATTTACGGCAAAAGACGCTTAAGAGAAGTGGATAAAAGAATTCGTTTTTTGGAAAAACGGATTGAAGCGGCGGAAGTGACAGATCCCACACAGAATAAATCAACCAAAGTATTTTTTGGAGCCACCGTGACAATTGAAGACGAAAACGGTGAACAAAAAACTTATTCCATTGTAGGTATTGACGAAACGGATTTTAAAAAAAACAGGATCAGCTGGATATCCCCCATGGCCACTTCCCTATTAACCAGGGAAGTGGGCCATTTAGTGAGTGTTAAAACTCCGGGAGGAATAAAAGAGTACGAAATTATCTCGATAACCTACCTACCCCTTGATTGA
- a CDS encoding DUF4215 domain-containing protein yields the protein MVAWVGEGTGINDEHEVFGHILDGTGATVVSDFRISSMGPNASSPYRPEAVAVSYNTTTKQFLVVWVSDDNTGSLVDEEFEVYAQLVGIDGSLVGSRLKISSMKEVGRNVELYESTISVAYNSVENEFLVVWTARLTANAQTHIFAQRLNAVAGEIGDNDFQISNVRGNNAFGPSIEYDSINNRYLVVWADDAAHADGIPANQIDYQAYGQFLTASGVQTGNNDFQISQMGPGNNRAYGAKYPVVAFNPVNQQFFVVWYGEDDDVGNGKLEVFGQILDVNGNRTMMDDVRISNSGRDDNTDASAHHPSIVYNSIANEYLVVWYGATRQAPYSTTADEIEIFAQRMAANGTKIDNNFAVSDMGGYGSALYMGNWPVAGYLPENNTYVTVWRGDDDVAPLANNEFEIFGQLLNFPVCGNGVIDQSSTEVCDDGNLINNDGCSSVCAVDEPICGDGVLAGTEECDDSNATNGDGCSALCIEEVAPAAVCGDGTKADSEECDDGNTSDGDGCSALCIEEVAPAVVCGDGTKADSEECDDGNTTDGDDCSSTCTLEADSGTIGNAGSGGGGCSLNASQTNLMSSLMMVFVLAGILVAARKSIKG from the coding sequence TTGGTTGCATGGGTGGGGGAAGGTACTGGTATCAATGACGAACATGAAGTGTTTGGACATATTTTGGATGGTACCGGGGCCACAGTAGTGAGCGATTTTCGTATCAGCAGCATGGGGCCCAATGCTTCTTCACCTTACAGACCAGAGGCAGTGGCCGTATCCTATAATACCACTACCAAGCAATTTTTGGTGGTGTGGGTTTCGGATGATAACACAGGCTCTTTAGTTGATGAAGAATTCGAGGTTTATGCCCAACTTGTTGGAATTGACGGTTCTTTGGTAGGGTCACGTTTAAAAATAAGTAGCATGAAAGAAGTGGGGCGAAATGTTGAATTATATGAGTCGACGATATCTGTAGCTTATAATTCTGTCGAAAATGAATTTTTGGTTGTGTGGACAGCAAGACTGACGGCAAATGCTCAAACACATATTTTTGCTCAGCGTTTAAATGCCGTAGCTGGAGAAATTGGCGATAATGATTTTCAGATTAGTAATGTCCGTGGGAATAACGCTTTTGGTCCTTCTATTGAATATGATTCCATTAATAATCGGTACCTGGTTGTTTGGGCGGATGATGCGGCTCATGCCGACGGCATTCCAGCTAATCAAATCGACTATCAAGCCTATGGTCAGTTTTTAACGGCAAGCGGTGTGCAAACCGGCAATAACGATTTTCAAATTAGCCAAATGGGTCCGGGTAATAATCGAGCTTATGGTGCGAAATACCCGGTTGTTGCTTTTAATCCCGTCAATCAACAATTTTTTGTAGTTTGGTACGGAGAAGATGACGATGTTGGAAATGGTAAACTTGAAGTCTTTGGACAAATCTTGGATGTGAATGGAAATAGAACCATGATGGATGATGTGAGAATCAGTAACAGTGGTAGGGATGACAACACCGATGCTTCGGCACATCATCCCTCGATTGTTTATAATTCTATTGCCAATGAATATCTGGTGGTTTGGTATGGAGCTACACGGCAAGCGCCCTATAGCACGACAGCAGACGAAATAGAAATATTTGCCCAAAGAATGGCGGCCAACGGAACCAAAATTGATAACAACTTTGCCGTATCGGATATGGGTGGGTATGGTTCTGCATTGTATATGGGGAATTGGCCTGTAGCTGGATATTTACCGGAAAATAATACGTACGTGACGGTTTGGCGTGGTGATGATGATGTAGCTCCTCTTGCTAATAACGAGTTTGAAATCTTCGGCCAGCTTTTAAACTTTCCTGTTTGCGGCAACGGTGTGATCGATCAATCCAGCACCGAAGTTTGTGATGATGGTAATCTCATCAATAACGATGGTTGTAGTAGCGTGTGCGCAGTGGATGAACCTATTTGCGGAGATGGTGTGCTTGCCGGCACCGAAGAATGTGATGATAGCAATGCTACCAATGGTGATGGTTGTAGTGCGTTGTGTATTGAAGAAGTAGCCCCTGCCGCTGTTTGTGGTGATGGTACCAAAGCCGATAGCGAGGAATGTGATGATGGTAATACTAGCGATGGTGATGGTTGTAGTGCGTTGTGTATTGAAGAAGTAGCCCCTGCCGTTGTTTGTGGTGATGGTACCAAAGCCGATAGCGAGGAATGTGATGATGGTAATACCACCGACGGTGATGATTGCAGCAGTACTTGCACTTTAGAGGCTGATTCGGGGACCATCGGTAATGCTGGTAGTGGTGGAGGTGGTTGCAGCTTAAATGCGTCCCAAACGAATTTGATGTCATCACTGATGATGGTGTTTGTTTTGGCCGGAATTCTGGTGGCAGCAAGGAAATCAATCAAGGGGTAG